In Verrucomicrobia bacterium CG1_02_43_26, one genomic interval encodes:
- a CDS encoding 3-oxoacyl-ACP synthase III translates to MRFENVVIESIAYALPDNIITSDEIEQRLAPLYDKLKLPYGRLELMTGIKQRHHWPINMLPSEASALAGKRVLENSQFKPTEIDLIIHCGVCRDRLEPATAAYVHGLLGLSPNTQIMDVSNACLGFLNGMIVAAGMIQSNLIRSALVVSGENGHSLLENTIQELLQKDLSRKAIKPYFANLTIGSGATAAILSHNKIVKEPKLRLHSAVIETDSSANKLCEGGSTTEGLQMQTDSEQLLEAGIAVASRAWSKFAQTSNWNNKDINRVICHQVGRQHQKRLFEALNLPLEKDFSTYETLGNIGSVSVPITLAKALEANQISPNNKIALLGIGSGLCSIMMGLES, encoded by the coding sequence ATGCGTTTCGAAAATGTCGTCATAGAATCCATCGCCTACGCGCTTCCGGATAACATTATAACTTCAGACGAAATTGAGCAACGTCTCGCGCCTCTATACGACAAATTAAAACTCCCTTACGGCCGCCTGGAGCTCATGACGGGTATCAAGCAACGCCACCACTGGCCGATCAACATGCTACCGTCCGAGGCTTCTGCCCTCGCTGGCAAAAGGGTTTTAGAGAACTCTCAATTTAAGCCAACGGAAATAGACCTCATCATCCACTGCGGCGTCTGCCGAGATCGTCTCGAGCCCGCCACCGCAGCCTACGTACATGGTCTCTTAGGCCTTAGTCCAAACACCCAAATCATGGACGTCTCGAACGCTTGCCTAGGTTTCCTAAACGGTATGATCGTCGCGGCAGGCATGATCCAAAGTAACCTCATTCGCTCCGCCTTGGTCGTCTCCGGCGAAAACGGCCACTCTCTTTTAGAAAACACCATACAAGAGCTCTTACAAAAAGACCTCTCCCGCAAAGCCATCAAGCCCTACTTCGCAAACCTCACGATCGGCTCCGGCGCCACCGCCGCCATTCTTTCCCATAACAAAATCGTAAAAGAACCAAAACTACGCCTCCACTCCGCCGTCATAGAAACAGATTCTTCCGCAAACAAGCTATGCGAAGGTGGCAGCACGACAGAGGGCCTCCAAATGCAAACAGACTCCGAGCAACTCCTGGAAGCCGGCATCGCAGTTGCCTCCCGCGCCTGGAGCAAATTCGCCCAAACCTCAAACTGGAATAACAAAGACATAAACCGCGTCATCTGCCACCAAGTCGGCCGCCAACACCAAAAACGTCTCTTCGAAGCCCTGAACCTTCCCCTAGAGAAAGACTTCTCCACCTACGAAACCCTCGGCAACATCGGCTCCGTCTCCGTCCCCATTACGCTAGCCAAAGCCCTCGAAGCAAACCAAATTTCCCCCAACAACAAAATCGCCCTCCTGGGCATCGGCTCCGGCCTCTGCAGCATCATGATGGGCCTGGAAAGCTGA